A region from the bacterium genome encodes:
- a CDS encoding FeoA domain-containing protein, which yields MTEQGQDEILELLWTLREDRKASRAEVLRSAAEPGPERLLEELVEDGMVDVSGEEVLLTKSGENRARGIIRRHRLTEVLLHNLFDLDDTQLESSACQFEHILSEPVVESVCTFLGHPPACPHGRPIPRGECCDRIRTEIRPLVMRLTEASLGAPVRIVFITPRSKKRLEKLSALGIVPGSRVRLLQRNPSFVLEIGQTTVAVDRDITDEIYVKPT from the coding sequence ATGACCGAACAGGGCCAGGACGAGATCCTCGAACTTCTGTGGACGCTTCGGGAGGACCGGAAAGCGAGTCGGGCGGAGGTTCTCCGCTCCGCGGCGGAGCCGGGTCCGGAGCGCCTGCTCGAGGAACTGGTCGAGGACGGCATGGTCGACGTCTCGGGGGAAGAGGTCCTCCTCACGAAGAGCGGGGAGAACCGGGCCCGCGGGATCATCCGGCGTCACCGCCTCACGGAAGTGCTATTGCACAATCTGTTCGATCTGGACGACACGCAACTGGAAAGCAGCGCCTGCCAGTTCGAGCATATCCTCTCCGAACCCGTGGTCGAGAGCGTCTGCACATTTCTCGGCCACCCCCCCGCCTGTCCGCACGGCCGCCCGATTCCGAGAGGAGAGTGCTGCGACAGGATCCGGACGGAGATCCGCCCCCTCGTCATGCGCCTGACCGAGGCGTCCCTCGGGGCCCCGGTGCGGATCGTCTTCATCACCCCGCGGTCGAAGAAGCGGCTGGAGAAACTTTCCGCCCTCGGGATCGTCCCGGGAAGCCGGGTTCGCCTTCTGCAGCGGAATCCCTCCTTCGTGCTCGAGATCGGGCAGACGACGGTCGCCGTCGACCGGGACATCACGGATGAGATCTACGTCAAGCCGACGTAG
- a CDS encoding transcriptional repressor, with protein MKRLLERIDREILAAGGKRSRSRAVVIEGFFRSREHVTIEDLTRSVREFAPGIGAVTVYRTLKLLERLGYAKELDFGEGARRYESNLSPHHDHLVCRQCGTVIEFKDREIENLQDLVTRRHGFHPTAHRLEIYGFCRKCASGESPERSR; from the coding sequence TTGAAACGGCTCCTCGAACGGATCGACCGCGAGATACTGGCCGCCGGCGGCAAGAGGAGCCGTAGCCGCGCGGTCGTCATCGAGGGATTCTTCCGGTCAAGGGAGCACGTGACGATCGAGGATCTGACGCGTTCCGTCCGGGAGTTCGCTCCCGGGATCGGCGCGGTCACCGTGTACCGGACGCTGAAGCTCCTCGAACGGCTCGGATACGCGAAGGAGCTCGATTTCGGGGAGGGGGCCCGGCGCTACGAAAGCAATCTCTCTCCGCACCACGACCATCTGGTCTGCCGGCAATGCGGAACGGTCATCGAGTTCAAGGACAGGGAGATCGAGAATCTCCAGGACCTCGTGACCCGGCGGCACGGGTTCCATCCGACGGCGCACCGTCTCGAGATCTACGGATTCTGCAGGAAATGCGCGTCCGGCGAATCCCCGGAGCGATCTCGATGA
- a CDS encoding PEGA domain-containing protein — MRSTSSRRSAVALLLCGTLLWRSAPTVASAKDGASTEPALLLKYAAPDLPDPSARDVFDPIPATVAKELRIRWVPVPVEPSAKDPAAGTIPVPDDAALRRIAAKVARASERMDRVESAAASLLLEEAEKECRSYRFTEATRPFLAEIFLRRGILRLWEGKTSDAEALFSRARALRPGFTPEPALFPPQMLAVWEAASRRPVPEAELLVESLPSGAAIFAGGERRGVTPARVRIKEITPVRIRVSHPGYRDAETTGQWLPGDTERFRFSLPGDRVARLGELLAGAARGKGGGAGPLVEELSAAAGTSRVAILMLEKNAAGDGLRARLYAGRPAGQDPALLGETSFPRGGEGAGISGKWVADTLAADGWPRAERPERPWYKSLWFWGVLLTAGVAAAIGGGGGGGSGGSSGGTVAVNF, encoded by the coding sequence ATGAGATCTACGTCAAGCCGACGTAGCGCCGTCGCGCTTCTCCTTTGCGGAACGCTGCTCTGGCGGTCGGCGCCCACGGTCGCCTCCGCGAAGGACGGGGCGTCGACGGAACCCGCGCTTCTCCTGAAATACGCCGCGCCGGACCTGCCCGATCCCTCCGCACGCGATGTGTTCGACCCGATCCCCGCGACCGTCGCGAAGGAGCTCCGGATCCGATGGGTCCCCGTACCGGTGGAGCCTTCTGCGAAGGATCCGGCGGCAGGGACCATCCCGGTTCCCGACGACGCGGCCTTGCGACGGATCGCCGCGAAGGTGGCGCGCGCCTCCGAACGGATGGACAGGGTTGAGAGCGCGGCCGCTTCACTGCTTCTCGAGGAGGCGGAGAAGGAGTGCCGTTCGTACCGCTTCACGGAAGCGACGCGCCCGTTCCTCGCGGAGATCTTTCTGAGGCGGGGGATCCTCCGTCTCTGGGAGGGGAAGACGTCCGACGCCGAGGCGCTCTTCTCCCGCGCGCGGGCGTTGCGTCCAGGCTTCACCCCGGAACCCGCCCTCTTCCCCCCCCAGATGCTTGCCGTTTGGGAAGCGGCCAGCCGCCGACCCGTCCCCGAGGCGGAACTCCTGGTCGAGTCGCTCCCTTCCGGCGCGGCGATCTTCGCAGGCGGAGAGCGCCGGGGAGTCACGCCGGCCCGCGTTCGAATCAAAGAGATCACGCCGGTCCGGATCCGCGTCTCCCACCCGGGATACCGCGATGCCGAAACGACGGGTCAATGGCTTCCAGGGGACACGGAAAGATTTCGCTTCTCCCTTCCCGGCGACCGGGTGGCTCGTCTCGGCGAACTTCTTGCCGGCGCCGCGCGTGGAAAGGGCGGAGGCGCGGGTCCCCTGGTCGAGGAACTCTCGGCGGCGGCGGGGACCTCGCGGGTGGCGATCCTGATGCTCGAAAAGAACGCCGCCGGCGATGGGCTGCGCGCACGGCTCTACGCAGGCAGACCGGCAGGCCAGGATCCGGCGCTTCTGGGGGAAACATCGTTTCCCCGGGGGGGGGAGGGCGCCGGGATCTCCGGGAAGTGGGTCGCCGACACCCTTGCGGCGGACGGGTGGCCGAGGGCGGAACGGCCGGAGAGGCCCTGGTACAAGAGCCTCTGGTTCTGGGGGGTCCTCCTGACGGCGGGAGTGGCCGCCGCTATCGGTGGAGGAGGGGGCGGCGGTTCCGGAGGTTCCTCGGGAGGGACCGTGGCGGTGAATTTCTAG
- the feoB gene encoding ferrous iron transport protein B, which produces MRAAKASLKPMGAVILVGNPNVGKSVVFGALTGRYVNVSNYPGTTVEITRGEARDRGTTLEVIDTPGVYSLLPMSEDERVTRDILMRESGARVLQVCDAKNMRRSLMITAQLAEMEVPLVLAVNMTDEARERGVMPRLETLEERLGVPAVSTVAVRKKGTDRLLPLLAQPSPSSVRIDYGNGIEAAIVRIEGLLPAQTPVGKRALAIMLLCGDDSLAPWLSENVSAARIREMNDVRNRLIEETREEIVSLVNRARLAWIDRILVELGVEASAPSSRTVAQAFGRYAMDPIYGIFILLGVLALAYGFVGVIGAGYLVDLLETFFFEGWIVPSVAAILDRFLPSAFLRDFLVGPYGMISMALSYAVAIVLPIVGTFFLGFGILEDSGYLPRLAVMVDRLFKKIGCNGKAVLPMILGLGCDTMATLTTRILETRKERVIVTLLLALGIPCSAQLGVILGMLSNLGPLATITWLGLMVGVILAVGFLAAKVIPGESSDFILEIPPIRWPQVGNLAIKTMARIEWYLREAVPLFLVGTLVLFTFDRLGWLLKIQTAAEPLIVRLLNLPPKATEAFLIGFLRRDYGAAGLYSMAKEGMLTNLQVMVSLVTMTLFMPCLANLLVIVKEHGVKVAIGMSLFIFPFAVLVGAAVNHVSRWAGIAF; this is translated from the coding sequence ATGAGAGCCGCGAAGGCCTCCCTGAAGCCGATGGGCGCCGTGATCCTGGTGGGAAACCCCAACGTGGGGAAGAGCGTCGTGTTCGGCGCCCTCACCGGGCGCTACGTGAACGTGTCGAACTACCCCGGCACGACGGTGGAGATCACCCGGGGCGAGGCGCGGGACCGGGGAACGACCCTCGAGGTGATCGACACCCCCGGGGTGTACTCCCTGCTCCCCATGTCCGAAGACGAGCGGGTTACGCGGGATATCCTGATGCGGGAATCCGGCGCGCGGGTCCTGCAGGTGTGCGACGCCAAGAACATGCGTCGCTCCCTGATGATCACCGCGCAGCTCGCCGAGATGGAGGTTCCGCTCGTGCTCGCCGTCAACATGACGGACGAAGCCCGGGAGCGGGGGGTGATGCCCCGGCTGGAGACCCTCGAAGAGCGCCTTGGGGTCCCGGCGGTTTCCACGGTAGCGGTCCGGAAGAAGGGGACGGACCGCCTCCTCCCCCTCCTCGCGCAACCGTCCCCGTCCTCGGTCCGGATCGACTACGGAAACGGGATCGAAGCGGCCATCGTCCGGATAGAGGGGCTGCTCCCGGCGCAAACGCCGGTCGGAAAGAGGGCGCTTGCGATCATGCTGCTGTGCGGGGACGACTCCCTCGCCCCGTGGCTGTCGGAGAACGTCTCCGCCGCCCGGATCCGGGAAATGAACGACGTTCGGAACCGGCTCATCGAGGAGACGAGGGAGGAGATCGTTTCCCTCGTGAACCGGGCGCGCCTGGCCTGGATCGACCGGATCCTCGTCGAACTCGGGGTGGAGGCGTCGGCCCCTTCCTCGAGAACGGTCGCGCAGGCGTTCGGGCGGTACGCGATGGACCCCATTTACGGGATCTTCATCCTTCTGGGCGTCCTGGCCCTCGCCTACGGCTTCGTCGGCGTGATCGGCGCGGGATATCTCGTCGACCTCCTGGAAACCTTTTTTTTCGAGGGATGGATCGTCCCGTCCGTCGCGGCGATCCTCGATCGGTTTCTCCCCTCGGCGTTCCTGCGGGACTTCCTGGTTGGGCCGTACGGGATGATCTCCATGGCCCTCTCGTACGCCGTTGCGATCGTCCTTCCGATCGTCGGCACCTTTTTCCTCGGGTTCGGGATCCTGGAGGACTCCGGGTACCTGCCCCGGCTCGCGGTGATGGTGGACCGCCTCTTCAAGAAGATCGGCTGCAACGGCAAGGCGGTGCTTCCGATGATCCTCGGCCTCGGGTGCGACACGATGGCGACCTTGACCACGCGAATCCTGGAGACGCGTAAGGAGCGGGTGATCGTCACGCTGCTGCTGGCGCTCGGGATCCCGTGCTCGGCGCAGTTGGGGGTGATCCTCGGAATGCTGTCCAATCTCGGGCCGCTCGCGACGATCACCTGGCTCGGACTGATGGTGGGGGTGATCCTTGCCGTCGGCTTCCTCGCGGCGAAGGTGATCCCGGGGGAGTCGTCGGACTTCATCCTCGAGATTCCGCCCATCCGCTGGCCCCAGGTGGGGAATCTCGCCATAAAGACGATGGCGCGGATTGAATGGTACCTGCGGGAGGCGGTTCCCCTTTTCCTCGTCGGCACTCTCGTTCTCTTCACATTCGACCGGCTGGGCTGGCTGCTGAAGATCCAGACCGCGGCGGAACCGCTGATCGTTCGCCTGCTGAACCTGCCGCCGAAGGCGACGGAGGCGTTCCTGATCGGCTTCCTGCGCCGGGACTACGGGGCGGCGGGACTCTACAGCATGGCGAAGGAGGGGATGCTCACCAACCTCCAGGTGATGGTGAGCCTGGTCACCATGACGCTGTTCATGCCGTGCCTTGCGAACCTCCTCGTAATCGTCAAGGAGCACGGGGTGAAGGTGGCGATCGGGATGTCCCTGTTCATCTTCCCGTTCGCCGTTCTGGTCGGGGCCGCGGTCAACCACGTTTCGCGATGGGCGGGGATCGCATTTTGA